A single region of the Williamwhitmania taraxaci genome encodes:
- a CDS encoding ABC transporter permease → MTKRFNTELFIARRLSHDPESKKAVSRPITKISIIAVALSLVVMIVSVAIVTGFKNEITDKVLGFGGHIQVQNYDSNTSYETRPISTQLDFVSKLPSIPGIAHVQKYAYKPGIIKTKDNIQGIVLKGVATDFDWSFFKKNMHAGEVLSLSDTGTSNQMIISKSISLLLNLKLHDKIDIFFVQNPPLVRRFKIVGIYDTKFDEFDKTFVFCDIKQIQRLNKWTPDQISGFELTTTDFKKVEGTTYDVEDVAGLTVLPDGSGIKVSNIKQKFTQIFDWLNLQDINVAVILALMLFVAAFNMISGLLIFILERTHMIGVLKALGASNFLIQKIFLYHSAYVTIIGLFWGNVIGIGLCLLQKYFHLVKLDETNYYLSSVPINLQLDHVLLINIGTFLTVFVMLLIPSLLIARITPEKTIRYA, encoded by the coding sequence ATGACGAAGCGATTCAACACCGAACTGTTTATTGCCCGTAGGCTTTCGCACGACCCCGAATCCAAGAAAGCCGTATCGAGGCCCATCACCAAAATATCCATCATTGCCGTGGCCCTAAGCCTAGTGGTAATGATCGTCTCTGTGGCCATCGTTACCGGGTTTAAGAACGAGATCACCGATAAGGTGCTGGGCTTTGGCGGTCATATCCAAGTTCAAAACTACGATTCCAACACCTCCTACGAAACGCGCCCCATAAGCACCCAGCTCGACTTTGTTTCCAAACTCCCCTCCATTCCCGGCATTGCACATGTACAAAAGTATGCCTACAAGCCGGGGATTATCAAGACAAAGGATAACATCCAAGGAATTGTGCTAAAGGGAGTAGCAACCGACTTCGATTGGAGTTTTTTCAAGAAAAACATGCATGCCGGCGAGGTGCTCTCGCTCTCGGATACTGGCACATCAAATCAAATGATAATCTCGAAATCTATCTCCTTGCTGCTGAATCTGAAGCTGCACGATAAGATAGATATCTTCTTTGTTCAGAACCCACCGCTGGTGCGTAGGTTTAAGATTGTTGGCATTTACGATACTAAGTTCGACGAGTTCGACAAAACTTTCGTCTTTTGCGATATTAAACAGATTCAACGGCTCAACAAATGGACACCCGATCAAATTTCCGGCTTTGAGCTTACTACTACCGACTTTAAAAAAGTAGAAGGGACTACCTACGACGTAGAGGATGTTGCCGGGCTCACGGTGCTTCCCGATGGATCGGGAATAAAAGTCTCCAACATTAAGCAGAAGTTTACCCAGATATTCGATTGGCTAAACCTTCAAGATATAAACGTAGCGGTGATTTTAGCATTGATGCTGTTTGTGGCCGCATTCAATATGATTTCGGGACTACTCATCTTTATTCTGGAACGCACCCATATGATTGGCGTGCTTAAAGCCCTTGGAGCATCAAACTTCTTAATTCAGAAAATATTCCTTTACCATTCGGCCTATGTCACTATCATAGGGCTCTTTTGGGGCAACGTTATTGGAATAGGGCTCTGCTTACTGCAAAAGTATTTCCATCTGGTAAAGCTAGACGAAACAAACTATTACCTATCCTCCGTTCCCATCAATCTGCAACTCGACCATGTTTTGCTCATAAATATAGGAACGTTCTTAACCGTGTTTGTTATGCTGCTTATTCCATCACTGCTCATTGCACGCATTACACCCGAAAAGACGATTAGATACGCGTAG